The following proteins are co-located in the Eptesicus fuscus isolate TK198812 chromosome 9, DD_ASM_mEF_20220401, whole genome shotgun sequence genome:
- the MRPL37 gene encoding 39S ribosomal protein L37, mitochondrial isoform X1 — protein MALASGPARLALARPGGLGLGGCGAPRREAYEWGVRSTRKPEPPPLDRVYEIPGVEPITYAGKMHFMPGLARPIFPPWDPGWTHPRYRQPLPDHEHPLYKDRTCHVFHKRCRLLEGVKQALWLTKTKLIEGLPDKVLSLVDDPRNHIENQDERVLNVISHARLWHSTEDVPKRQSYCPVIVDNLIQLCKSQILKHPALARRICAKNSRISTTWNRESILLQVDGTSGARLNAKDPLPPIASREEVEATKDHVLETFYPISPTIGLQESNVYDEKDDTGFQEGYPYPYPHTLYLLESANIRPYRFQPDQLRAKMILFAFGNALAQARLLYGNDTKVLEQPVVVQSVGTDGRVFHFLVLQLNTTDLASGEGIKNLVWVDSDQLLYQHFWCLPVIKKKVVVEPVGPVDFQPETFKKFLALYLHGAV, from the exons CGGGGCCCGCAAGGCTGGCGCTGGCTCGCCCCGGAGGGCTCGGCCTTGGGGGCTGTGGGGCCCCGAGACGCGAGGCGTACGAGTGGGGCGTCCGCTCCACGCGGAAGCCCGAGCCTCCTCCCCTGGACAGGGTGTACGAAATCCCTGGAGTGGAGCCCATCACCTACGCGGGGAAGATGCACTTCATGCCCGGCCTGGCGCGGCCGATCTTCCCGCCCTGGGATCCTGGCTGGACGCATCCAAGGTACCGCCAGCCGCTCCCAGATCACGAGCATCCGCTGTACAAGGACCGGACCTGCCACGTCTTCCACAAGCGCTGCCGCCTCCTGGAGG GTGTAAAGCAGGCCCTCTGGCTTACCAAGACCAAGTTAATTGAAGGTCTTCCCGACAAAGTGCTTAGCCTTGTTGACGACCCACGGAACCACATAGAGAACCAAGACGAACGTGTACTGAACGTGATCTCTCACGCCCGTCTCTGGCACTCCACTGAAGATGTCCCCAAGAGACAGAGCTATTG CCCAGTCATTGTGGACAATCTGATCCAGCTGTGTAAATCCCAGATTTTAAAGCATCCTGCTCTGGCCAGGCGGATCTGCGCCAAAAACTCCAGGATATCCACCACCTGGAACCGAG AGTCTATTCTCCTTCAGGTCGATGGTACTAGCGGAGCCCGGCTGAATGCCAAGGATCCTCTGCCCCCCATCGCCTCCAGAGAGGAAGTTGAAGCTACTAAGGATCATGTTCTCGAGACGTTCTATCCCATATCTCCCACTATTGGTCTTCAGGAATCCAATGTTTATGATGAGAAAGACGACACAG GTTTCCAGGAGGGTTATCCTTACCCCTATCCCCACACCCTGTATTTGCTGGAGTCAGCCAATATCCGGCCGTACCGCTTTCAGCCAGATCAGCTGAGGGCCAAGATGATCCTGTTTGCCTTTGGCaatgccctggcccaggcccggcTTCTCTATGGG AACGACACGAAGGTTTTGGAGCAGCCAGTAGTCGTGCAGAGTGTGGGCACCGATGGCCGTGTCTTCCACTTCCTGGTCTTACAGCTGAACACCACAGATCTGGCCTCTGGCGAGGGCATCAAGAATCTGGTCTGGGTGGACTCAGACCAGCTCCTCTATCAGCATTTTTGGTGCCTCCCGGTGATCAAAAagaaggtggtggtg GAACCTGTTGGGCCAGTTGACTTCCAGCCGGAGACGTTCAAGAAGTTTTTAGCTCTGTATCTGCACGGCGCTGTGTGA
- the MRPL37 gene encoding 39S ribosomal protein L37, mitochondrial isoform X2, with the protein MALASGPARLALARPGGLGLGGCGAPRREAYEWGVRSTRKPEPPPLDRVYEIPGVEPITYAGKMHFMPGLARPIFPPWDPGWTHPRYRQPLPDHEHPLYKDRTCHVFHKRCRLLEGVKQALWLTKTKLIEGLPDKVLSLVDDPRNHIENQDERVLNVISHARLWHSTEDVPKRQSYCPVIVDNLIQLCKSQILKHPALARRICAKNSRISTTWNRESILLQVDGTSGARLNAKDPLPPIASREEVEATKDHVLETFYPISPTIGLQESNVYDEKDDTERHEGFGAASSRAECGHRWPCLPLPGLTAEHHRSGLWRGHQESGLGGLRPAPLSAFLVPPGDQKEGGGGTCWAS; encoded by the exons CGGGGCCCGCAAGGCTGGCGCTGGCTCGCCCCGGAGGGCTCGGCCTTGGGGGCTGTGGGGCCCCGAGACGCGAGGCGTACGAGTGGGGCGTCCGCTCCACGCGGAAGCCCGAGCCTCCTCCCCTGGACAGGGTGTACGAAATCCCTGGAGTGGAGCCCATCACCTACGCGGGGAAGATGCACTTCATGCCCGGCCTGGCGCGGCCGATCTTCCCGCCCTGGGATCCTGGCTGGACGCATCCAAGGTACCGCCAGCCGCTCCCAGATCACGAGCATCCGCTGTACAAGGACCGGACCTGCCACGTCTTCCACAAGCGCTGCCGCCTCCTGGAGG GTGTAAAGCAGGCCCTCTGGCTTACCAAGACCAAGTTAATTGAAGGTCTTCCCGACAAAGTGCTTAGCCTTGTTGACGACCCACGGAACCACATAGAGAACCAAGACGAACGTGTACTGAACGTGATCTCTCACGCCCGTCTCTGGCACTCCACTGAAGATGTCCCCAAGAGACAGAGCTATTG CCCAGTCATTGTGGACAATCTGATCCAGCTGTGTAAATCCCAGATTTTAAAGCATCCTGCTCTGGCCAGGCGGATCTGCGCCAAAAACTCCAGGATATCCACCACCTGGAACCGAG AGTCTATTCTCCTTCAGGTCGATGGTACTAGCGGAGCCCGGCTGAATGCCAAGGATCCTCTGCCCCCCATCGCCTCCAGAGAGGAAGTTGAAGCTACTAAGGATCATGTTCTCGAGACGTTCTATCCCATATCTCCCACTATTGGTCTTCAGGAATCCAATGTTTATGATGAGAAAGACGACACAG AACGACACGAAGGTTTTGGAGCAGCCAGTAGTCGTGCAGAGTGTGGGCACCGATGGCCGTGTCTTCCACTTCCTGGTCTTACAGCTGAACACCACAGATCTGGCCTCTGGCGAGGGCATCAAGAATCTGGTCTGGGTGGACTCAGACCAGCTCCTCTATCAGCATTTTTGGTGCCTCCCGGTGATCAAAAagaaggtggtggtg GAACCTGTTGGGCCAGTTGA